CGTCTTGGCGTTAAAAGAGGAGACGGTCAGTTCGTATTGGCTGGTAACATTTTAGTAAGACAGAGAGGAACTCATATTCATCCCGGCAAGAACGTAGGCCGCGGTGGCGATGATACTTTATTTGCGATGTGTGACGGTGTCGTAACTTTCGAACGTAAAGGCAAAGACAAGAAACAGGTCAGCATTTATCCTCGAGAAGCAATGTAGTTCTTTTAGGACGACAGTCGAATAATATCAAAAACCTCTTATTGTATTTTTATGATAAGAGGTTTTTCTTATATATGGGTATATAAACATTGGAAATGAGGTGCTATAATGTTTGTTGATCAAGCGCAGATATATGTAACTGCCGGTAACGGTGGTCATGGCGGAATGAGCTTCCGCCGGGAGAAATATGTCCCAAACGGCGGGCCAGATGGTGGAAACGGGGGCCGGGGCGGCAATGTCATTGTCCAGGCCGATAATGGCCTGCGAACGCTGCTGGCGTTTAAATACCGTAAAAAATACAAGGCGGAGAGCGGCGGTAATGGGACCGGAGGCCGCTCGACTGGCAAATCCGGTGAGGACCTGCTCATAAAGGTGCCGGTAGGCACAGTGGTCAAGGATAAGACAACAGGCAGGATTCTCTGCGATTTAAGCGAGGACAGCGAATCCTGTATCGTGGCCCAGGGCGGCCGGGGCGGACTCGGGAACATGAATTTCTCGACTTCCACCAGACAGGCCCCGAGATTTGCCCAGGGCGGTGTCAAGGGCCAGGAGAGAACGCTGGTGCTGGAATTAAAGCTTCTGGCAGATGTTGGACTGCTGGGGTTCCCAAATGTTGGAAAGTCAACCTTCCTGTCCATGGTAACAGCAGCCAAGCCCAAAATCGCGAATTACCATTTTACGACCATTGTTCCAAACCTTGGCGTGGTAGCATGGAAGGACTATGATCCTTTTGTCATCGCGGATATTCCGGGAATTATTGAGGGCGCCCATGAGGGTACCGGCCTGGGAATCCAGTTTTTGCGCCACGTTGAGCGGACGAAGCTTTTAATCCACATGCTGGACGCCTCGGGCAGTGAAGGCCGGGACCCTCTGGCAGATTTTAAAGCGATTAATGAAGAATTAAAAGAATACAATGAACGCCTGGCGCAGAGGATGCAGGTGGTCGCCCTGAATAAGACAGACCTGATCGCGGATCCTGAGGAGCTGGAGCTTCTGGTGTCAGAATTTGAAGCGATGGGCTATGAGGTATTCCCTATATCCGCCGCTACAGGAAAAGGCATTGACGCCCTGCTGAGCCGCGTGATTCAGCTGCTGGACGAAATTGGCGAGGTAGAGCCGATCTTTGAGGTGGAAGCTGACGAGGATGTGGTATACAAGGCTGATTTTGATGAAGAACCTTTCACGGTGCATAAAGATGGCAATGTCTATGTGGTCGAAGGTGATTTTGAACGGCTGATCAATTCCGTCAACTTTGAGGACTTTGACTCCATCGGATATTTCCAGAGAGTGCTCAAGGATAAGGGCATATTCAAAAAGCTTGAAGAAATGGGAATACAGGACGAGGATACCGTCCGGCTCCAGGATATTGAGTTTGAATATTTTAAATAAAATTGAGCGAGATATGCTATAATAGAAAGAGAGAAAAATGCTAACAAGTAAACAGAGAAGCTATTTGAGAAAGCTTGCCATGGATATTCCCGATATTATTTTTATCGGGAAAGACGGGATCACCCCTGAGGTTATTCAGCAGACAAGAGACGCCATTGTGGCCAGAGAGCTGATAAAGGGCAAAATTCAGCAGAATTCCATGGAAGAGGTGGAAGACGCCGCCCGGACACTGGCCGAGGCGACTAAGTCAGAGATTGTCTGCACCATCGGCAATAAATTCATATTATATAAAAAGAATCTTTTGAAAACAAAGATAGAAGTGCCGTCCAAAAATTCTAAGACACTGAAGAAGAAAAACAAACGGTAGCTTTTTAAAGAGGTAAGTATGGAAAAAATAGGCTTATTAGGCGGGAGCTTTAATCCGGTTCATACCGGACACCTTTTGCTGGCAGAATCGGCCAGAGACCAGTATGGTCTGGATAAGGTGCTGTTTATACCTGCCGGCAACAATCCTTTTAAAGAGATGGATAAGGAGATCGACCGCAGGCACCGCCTGAAAATGGTGGAGCTTGCGACCCGGTCCAACCCTTATTTTGAAGTGCTGTCCATTGAGATCGACCGGCCAGGAATGACCTACACCGTCGATACGATCGAGCAGATCAAACAGACTTATCCGGAGAGTGAGTTTTATTTTATCACCGGCGCGGATATTATGTTTGAGATCACGCTTTGGAAGGGAGCGCCAGAGCTGCTGGCCTCTGTCAATTTTATCACGACCTTCAGGCCGGGCTATTCACACAACAAGCTGGACGCGCGGATCGAGGAGCTCCAGGAAATTTACGGCGCCAGGATCTATAAACTATTTACCTCAGAAATGGACATCGCTTCCTCCGATATACGGGGAAGGGTGAAAAATGGTTATTCCATAAAATACCTTCTGCCAGAAACG
The DNA window shown above is from Eubacterium limosum and carries:
- the rpmA gene encoding 50S ribosomal protein L27; translated protein: MIKMNLQLFAHKKGVGSSRNGRDSESKRLGVKRGDGQFVLAGNILVRQRGTHIHPGKNVGRGGDDTLFAMCDGVVTFERKGKDKKQVSIYPREAM
- the obgE gene encoding GTPase ObgE yields the protein MFVDQAQIYVTAGNGGHGGMSFRREKYVPNGGPDGGNGGRGGNVIVQADNGLRTLLAFKYRKKYKAESGGNGTGGRSTGKSGEDLLIKVPVGTVVKDKTTGRILCDLSEDSESCIVAQGGRGGLGNMNFSTSTRQAPRFAQGGVKGQERTLVLELKLLADVGLLGFPNVGKSTFLSMVTAAKPKIANYHFTTIVPNLGVVAWKDYDPFVIADIPGIIEGAHEGTGLGIQFLRHVERTKLLIHMLDASGSEGRDPLADFKAINEELKEYNERLAQRMQVVALNKTDLIADPEELELLVSEFEAMGYEVFPISAATGKGIDALLSRVIQLLDEIGEVEPIFEVEADEDVVYKADFDEEPFTVHKDGNVYVVEGDFERLINSVNFEDFDSIGYFQRVLKDKGIFKKLEEMGIQDEDTVRLQDIEFEYFK
- a CDS encoding YhbY family RNA-binding protein; protein product: MLTSKQRSYLRKLAMDIPDIIFIGKDGITPEVIQQTRDAIVARELIKGKIQQNSMEEVEDAARTLAEATKSEIVCTIGNKFILYKKNLLKTKIEVPSKNSKTLKKKNKR
- the nadD gene encoding nicotinate-nucleotide adenylyltransferase, with the translated sequence MEKIGLLGGSFNPVHTGHLLLAESARDQYGLDKVLFIPAGNNPFKEMDKEIDRRHRLKMVELATRSNPYFEVLSIEIDRPGMTYTVDTIEQIKQTYPESEFYFITGADIMFEITLWKGAPELLASVNFITTFRPGYSHNKLDARIEELQEIYGARIYKLFTSEMDIASSDIRGRVKNGYSIKYLLPETVEQYITENRLYLAKQPLGDAE